A stretch of Henckelia pumila isolate YLH828 chromosome 4, ASM3356847v2, whole genome shotgun sequence DNA encodes these proteins:
- the LOC140861027 gene encoding uncharacterized protein: MAEDNTNQAPLVPIRYHFRPTIQAHYSGIARGTINANNFELKPALINMVQQNQFNGSATVDPHLHLRTFLEITDMVKMNGVLEDIILLLDSAAGGTIFAKDPVHAYDMLEQMMINSFQWPSERIGVKKPVGVYNIDPITSITAQLSALTTQVAALNKGSVAE, translated from the exons atggctgaagatAATACAAATCAAGCTCCTTTGGTGCCAATCAGATATcatttcaggccgacgatccaggctcactattctggaatcgcccGAGGGACGATAAATGCAAATAACTTTGAATTAAAGCCggctttgatcaacatggttcaacagaaccagttTAATGGTAGTGCAACTGTTGATCCTCATCTACACCTTCGGACCTTCTTGGAAATTACTGATATGGTAAAGATGAATGGTGTTCTTGAAGATATTATTCTTTTAC tggactctgctgctggaggaaCCATCTTTGCTAAGGACCCTGTACAtgcctatgatatgttggaacAAATGAtgatcaatagttttcaatggccctCTGAGCGTATTGGAGTCAAGAAGCCTGTTGGAGTGTATAACATTGATCCTATTACTTCCATCACTGCACAATTATCTGCACTTACTACACAAGTGGCCGCGTTGAATAAAGGAAGTGTAGCGGAATAA